The proteins below are encoded in one region of Xenopus laevis strain J_2021 chromosome 8L, Xenopus_laevis_v10.1, whole genome shotgun sequence:
- the LOC733334 gene encoding E3 ubiquitin-protein ligase TRIM8, giving the protein MAAADLRVDITCPLCWEIYTEPVTLPCGHNFCLICIERTWEEQRNIEEDPSCPECRRTYRRRPELNRNLRLRDIVKHFLPSQPEPEGVLCTYCDFPIPAAKSCLHCEVSLCAHHLLKHSISEKHTLTQPTKPEERKCFIHRRNLHFYCTEHDDYFCSSCWLAGEHRGHKVELLSEAEKKKEKLRKVLVKLSPERNEIERQIQHLQDQMRESQEKAAGERERVTNLFRDIREQLEALEKRLLSDISRKQEELSLYCHHLIQQLEKENNETFWNIHCPENYLRMSYPLVGADKWHSTGTSFFGADLRDNSFQESELGFRTLISMNLYAGLDEIVAAVKGKINGQQVKDTFPDIIGKKTTSCPSTPLTQRKYPQTSNVFQINPDLTTRSLTHSRVYW; this is encoded by the coding sequence gatctgagagTGGATATAACCTGCCCGCTGTGCTGGGAGATTTATACAGAGCCTGTAACACTAccgtgtggccataacttctgtCTCATCTGTATTGAGAGAACATGGGAAGAGCAGAGGAACATAGAGGAAGATCCttcctgccctgaatgcagaCGGACATACAGGAGACGCCCTGAACTGAACAGAAACCTCAGGCTTCGTGACATAGTCAAACATTTTCTTCCCTCCCAACCAGAGCCGGAGGGTGTACTTTGCACTTACTGTGACTTTCCTATACCTGCTGCTAAATCCTGCCTGCACTGTGAGGTTTCTCTATGTGCTCACCATTTGCTAAAGCACAGCATATCTGAGAAACACACCTTAACTCAACCAACCAAACCAGAGGAAAGAAAATGCTTCATCCACAGAAGAAACCTACACTTTTACTGCACCGAGCATGATGACTATTTCTGTTCATCCTGTTGGCTGGCcggagagcacaggggccacaAGGTGGAGCTGTTGAGTGAGgctgagaaaaagaaagaaaaactgaGGAAAGTTCTGGTGAAACTGAGCCCAGAAAGAAACGAGATTGAAAGACAAATCCAGCACCTACAAGATCAAATGAGAGAAAGCCAAGAAAAAGCAGctggtgagagagagagagtcaccaacctgtttagagacatcagggaacagtTGGAAGCTTTAGAGAAGagactcctgagtgacatctccaggAAACAAGAAGAACTTTCCCTCTACTGCCATCATCTAATCCAGCaactggaaaaagaaaacaatgagacGTTCTGGAATATCCATTGCCCTGAGAACTACCTTAGAATGAGTTATCCATTGGTAGGGGCTGATAAATGGCATTCTACAGGAACCAGTTTTTTTGGGGCAGACCTAAGAGATAATAGTTTCCAAGAAAGTGAACTTGGTTTTAGGACATTGATATCAATGAATTTATATGCAGGATTAGATGAGATTGTGGCAGCTGTGAAAGGAAAGATCAATGGACAGCAGGTTAAAGATACGTTTCCAGACATAATTGGGAAAAAAACGACTTCTTGCCCCTCCACCCCACTAACACAAAGGAAGTACCCACAAACCTCAAATGTATTTCAAATTAATCCAGATTTAACAACCAGGAGTTTAACTCATAGTAGAGTTTACTGGTAG
- the LOC108699633 gene encoding E3 ubiquitin/ISG15 ligase TRIM25 — MAAAVVRSELSCSVCREIYTEPVTLPCGHNFCLICIERTWDWQEGIEEDPSCPECRKKYRRRPELNRNLRLRNIAECFLPTQPEQECSFIVCTYCDSPVAAAKSCLHCEASLCDYHVVKHSKSPEHVLTDPTTSFGHRKCHIHKKILEFYCPEDVSYICASCCLVGEHRGHKVELLSVVSEKMKAKLKHILEKLSPEREETKRQIQNLEQSRRKVEEKAAGETERITGLFRDIRERVEALEKQVLDEISKQTKALSLPFSKDIYQLKIKQDKLSRKIHHIEELCNMADPLTVLQADGADIYRAEGGDGQHRKMEYINDVGDLDVGRISETLLTGLAGIVAGIKGWWFPGQEATDLVLDINTAGNYLAVSEDEKTASLSQTDQGYPPSSERFHWCQVLSTRSFSSGRHYWELEIKDGGSYWVGAAYPSIERKGIQSWIWNSNKSWGLYREYNNIYSVIHDRKESNLNRTAQCDRIRISVDYEAGHLSFYELSDPIRHLHTFTASFTEPLHAAFWVGWPFFRENGWVTIIS, encoded by the coding sequence ATGGCGGCTGCTGTTGTGAGATCTGAGCTGAGCTGCTCGGTGTGCCGGGAGATTTATACAGAGCCAGTAACCCTCccgtgtggccataacttctgcctCATCTGTATTGAGAGAACATGGGACTGGCAGGAGGGGATAGAGGAAGATCCTTCCTGCCCTGAATGTAGAAAGAAATACAGGAGACGCCCCGAACTGAACAGGAACCTCAGGCTGCGTAACATAGCAGAGTGTTTCCTCCCAACTCAGCCAGAGCAGGAATGTTCCTTCATTGTCTGCACTTACTGTGACTCCCCTGTAGCTGCTGCTAAATCCTGTCTGCACtgtgaggcttctctgtgtgaCTATCATGTGGTAAAGCACAGCAAGTCACCAGAACATGTATTAACTGATCCCACCACTTCCTTTGGGCACAGAAAATGCCATATACACAAGAAGATCCTGGAGTTTTACtgccctgaagatgtttcttatATCTGTGCCTCCTGCTGCCTGGTTGGTGAGCACCGGGGGCACAAGGTGGAGTTGCTGAGTGTAGTTTCTGAGAAGATGAAAGCAAAACTTAAACATATTCTGGAGAAACTAAgcccagagagagaggagactaaGAGACAAATCCAGAACCTGGAGCAAAGCAGGAGAAAAGTGGAagaaaaagcagccggtgagacagagagaaTCACTGgcctgtttagagacatcagggaaagggtggaagccctagagaagcaAGTCCTGGATGAGATCTCCAAGCAGACAAAGGCTCTTTCTCTCCCATTCTCTAAAGACATCTATCAGCTGAAAATAAAGCAGGACAAACTGTCCAGGAAGATCcatcacattgaggagctgtgcaacatggcagatccactcactgtcctacaagCAGATGGAGCTGACATTTATAGAGCTGAGGGGGGAGATGGTCAGCACAGAAAAATGGAGTATATAAATGatgtaggggatctggatgtggGTCGtatctcagagacattactcacaggcttagctggGATTGTGGCTGGGATAAAGGGATGGTGGTTCCCTGgacaggaggctacagacctggtactggatataaacacggctggGAATTATTTGGCTGTATCAGAGGATGAGAAAACTGCATCTCTGTCACAAACAGACCAGGGTTACCCACCATCATCTGAGAGGTTTCATTGGTGTCAGGTCTTAAGCACCAGAAGTTTTTCTTCAGGGAGACATTACTGGGAGCTGGAGATCAAAGATGGTGGGAGCTATTGGGTAGGTGcagcctatcccagtatagagaggaaaGGCATCCAGTCCTGGATATGGAATAGTAACAAGTCCTGGGGGTTGTATCGAGAGTATAACAACATCTACTCAGTTATACATGACAGAAAAGAGAGCAATCTGAATCGGACCGCTCAGTGTGACAGGATCAGGATCTCagtggactatgaggccggacacctgtccttttatgagctgagtgatccaatcagacacttacacaccttcactgcctcattcactgagcccctccatgctgcattctgggttgGGTGGCCTTTTTTTAGGGAGAACGGTTGGGTCACAATTATTAGCTGA